A window of the Lactobacillus amylovorus DSM 20531 genome harbors these coding sequences:
- the xerD gene encoding site-specific tyrosine recombinase XerD produces MTNNELQDQIDDYLRFSQVERGLSTNTISAYRQDLEEYLSFIKKEGMSSWPTEASDVDAFLARQRDLNKATSSISRLISSMRKFYQWLARQSIQKLNPMLEIDLPKKERRLPTALSREEVNRLLEQPDVEQKLGLRNRAILETLYATGMRVSELINLELQDIHEDLGLIRVLGKGSKERLIPISPVALHWIDKYQKQVRDPLILKSGKNDEHLFLNNRGGKLTRQAIWQMIKKYCQMAGITKDVTPHTLRHTFATHLLENGADLRVVQEILGHSDISTTQIYTNLSQKHILQVYQKTHPRL; encoded by the coding sequence ATGACGAATAATGAGTTGCAGGATCAAATAGACGATTACTTACGCTTTAGCCAAGTTGAGCGAGGCTTGAGCACCAATACAATTAGTGCTTATCGACAAGACCTCGAAGAATATCTTTCTTTTATCAAAAAAGAGGGGATGTCTTCATGGCCAACAGAAGCTAGTGATGTTGATGCCTTTTTAGCTAGACAGCGTGATTTGAATAAGGCAACGAGTTCGATTAGTCGACTTATTTCGAGCATGCGTAAATTTTATCAATGGCTAGCAAGACAAAGTATTCAAAAGTTAAATCCAATGCTGGAAATTGATTTACCCAAAAAGGAGCGGCGTCTGCCAACTGCTTTGAGTCGAGAAGAAGTTAATCGTTTGTTAGAACAACCAGATGTAGAACAAAAATTGGGTCTGCGGAATCGTGCGATTTTGGAAACTTTGTATGCTACAGGAATGCGGGTTAGCGAATTGATTAATTTAGAATTACAAGATATCCATGAAGATCTTGGCTTAATTCGTGTTTTAGGAAAGGGATCAAAGGAAAGACTGATTCCAATTAGTCCTGTAGCATTGCACTGGATTGATAAGTATCAAAAGCAAGTTCGCGATCCACTAATTCTTAAATCTGGGAAAAATGATGAACATCTTTTCTTGAATAATCGTGGAGGAAAATTAACTAGGCAAGCTATTTGGCAAATGATTAAGAAATATTGTCAAATGGCAGGTATCACTAAAGATGTTACGCCTCACACTTTGCGTCATACGTTTGCGACGCATTTATTAGAAAATGGTGCAGATTTGAGAGTTGTGCAAGAGATTCTAGGTCACTCTGATATTAGTACCACTCAAATCTATACTAATTTGTCGCAAAAACATATTTTACAAGTGTATCAAAAGACTCATCCACGTCTTTAG